The following are encoded together in the Acinetobacter radioresistens DSM 6976 = NBRC 102413 = CIP 103788 genome:
- the mnmE gene encoding tRNA uridine-5-carboxymethylaminomethyl(34) synthesis GTPase MnmE, with protein MLNSTTIAAIATPPGRGGVGVIRLSGPKAYMIAEQLTQRSLPKARMAAFRQFYDAEQLVMDEGLVICFPNPYSFTGEDVVELQGHGGPVIQNALLSRLFELGAIAAKAGEFSMRAFENGKLDLVQAEAIADLIDATSQAAARSAVRSLQGAFSVKVNSVLEKLIHLRLHVEAAIDFPEEEIDFLADGKILKLLDDVASSVTLVQQSARQGQLLREGLQVVIAGKPNAGKSSLLNALAGNDRAIVTDIAGTTRDVLHEKISLNGLPITLTDTAGLRETGDIVEQEGIRRAIKEIEQADLLLLVYDLSQGEDPLKLAQNYFAEHLEPKRLILIGNKCDLIGVQPEAGKYQGFRHISVSAKMETGVQTLIEAITDHAGFQPEEDTFIARTRHLDAMKRTQAYLAEAREQLTDFHAGELVAESLRLAQNALSEITGEFSADDLLGKIFGSFCIGK; from the coding sequence ATGCTCAACTCCACCACAATTGCTGCGATAGCGACTCCACCTGGCCGTGGTGGTGTTGGGGTAATTCGCCTCTCAGGTCCGAAAGCCTATATGATTGCCGAACAGTTAACCCAGCGGTCTCTACCAAAAGCCCGCATGGCAGCTTTTCGGCAGTTTTATGATGCAGAGCAGCTGGTAATGGATGAGGGATTGGTGATCTGTTTTCCAAATCCCTATTCATTTACGGGAGAAGATGTTGTTGAGCTACAGGGTCATGGTGGACCGGTAATTCAAAATGCCCTGCTCTCCCGACTATTCGAGCTGGGTGCCATAGCGGCCAAGGCTGGCGAGTTTTCCATGCGTGCCTTTGAAAATGGCAAACTTGATCTGGTACAGGCCGAAGCCATTGCTGATCTGATTGATGCCACGTCACAGGCAGCTGCACGCTCTGCAGTACGTTCTTTACAAGGTGCTTTTTCTGTTAAGGTGAATTCTGTATTAGAGAAGCTTATTCATTTACGTTTACATGTAGAAGCGGCGATTGATTTTCCTGAAGAAGAAATTGATTTTCTCGCTGACGGAAAAATTCTCAAGCTGCTGGATGATGTTGCCAGTTCAGTCACGCTGGTACAGCAATCTGCACGTCAGGGCCAGTTACTGCGAGAAGGCTTACAGGTGGTCATTGCCGGAAAACCAAATGCCGGTAAGTCTTCGCTCTTAAATGCATTAGCAGGTAATGACCGCGCTATTGTTACTGATATTGCTGGAACAACCCGTGATGTACTGCATGAAAAGATTAGTCTGAACGGTCTACCCATTACACTCACAGATACAGCAGGTTTACGTGAAACCGGTGATATTGTAGAACAAGAAGGGATACGTCGCGCAATTAAGGAAATTGAACAGGCTGACTTACTGTTACTGGTCTATGATTTGAGCCAAGGTGAAGATCCTCTAAAATTAGCCCAGAATTATTTTGCTGAACATCTGGAGCCTAAACGGCTTATACTAATTGGAAATAAGTGTGACCTCATTGGGGTCCAGCCAGAAGCAGGAAAATATCAGGGTTTTCGTCATATCAGTGTATCTGCAAAAATGGAAACCGGCGTCCAGACACTCATAGAAGCGATTACAGACCATGCCGGCTTCCAGCCAGAAGAAGATACCTTTATTGCCCGAACACGGCATCTGGACGCAATGAAGCGTACACAGGCATATCTGGCTGAGGCACGTGAGCAGCTTACAGATTTTCATGCAGGTGAGCTGGTAGCCGAATCATTACGGCTGGCCCAAAATGCTTTAAGTGAAATTACTGGTGAATTTAGCGCCGATGACCTGCTTGGGAAAATTTTCGGGTCTTTCTGTATCGGGAAATAG